A region from the Fusarium graminearum PH-1 chromosome 4, whole genome shotgun sequence genome encodes:
- a CDS encoding eukaryotic translation initiation factor 2 subunit gamma, which translates to MSTNDDPKYDDIGSESDSGESVGHNEAADEKPLKSALKKSNPAIAEPAAQRPPLPPQTEPKDLDVASLTPLTPEIIARQATINIGTIGHVAHGKSTVVKAISGVQTVRFKNELIRNITIKLGYANAKIYKCDNQACPRPGCYRSYKSDKEVDPPCERDGCGGTYRLLRHVSFVDCPGHDILMSTMLSGAAVMDAALLLIAGNESCPQPQTSEHLAAIEIMKLDKIIILQNKVDLMREEAAQQHYQSILKFIRGTVAGKSPVIPISAQLKFNIDAVNEAIVNTIPVPPRDFSIDPHMIVIRSFDVNKPGSEIDELKGGVAGGSILHGVIKLGDEIEIRPGIVARDDNGALKCTPIFSRVVSLNSEANDLKYAVPGGLIGVGTRIDPTLCRADRLVGFVLGLKGRLPEIYSEIEVNFYLLRRLLGVRTADGKQAKVAKLAKNEVIMVNIGSTSTGAKVAAIKNDAAKLVLTSPACTNIGEKVALSRRIEKHWRLIGWATIAAGVTLEPSTS; encoded by the exons atgtctacCAACGACGACCCCAAATACGACGACATCGGGTCCGAGTCTGACTCTGGAGAGTCTGTCGGTCACAACGAGgctgctgatgagaagcccCTCAAGTCGGCTCTCAAGAAGTCCAACCCAGCTATCGCCGAGCCCGCTGCTCAAAGACCTCCTCTGCCTCCCCAAACCGAGCCCAAAGACCTCGACGTCGCCAGCTTGACTCCTTTGACGCCCGAGATTATCGCCCGACAAGCTACCATCAACATTGGCACCATCGGCCACGTCGCTCACGGAAAGTCCACCGTCGTCAAGGCCATCTCTGGTGTCCAGACTGTTCGTTTCAAGAACGAGTTGATCCGAAACATTACCATCAAGTTGGGTtacgccaacgccaagatCTACAAGTGTGATAACCAAGCTTGCCCTCGCCCTGGATGTTACCGAAGTTACAAGAGCGACAAGGAGGTCGACCCTCCTTGTGAACGAGATGGATGTGGCGGCACTTACAGACTATTGCGACACGTCTC ATTTGTCGATTGTCCCGGTCACGATATTCTCATGAGCACTATGTTGTCAGGAGCTGCTGTCATGGACGCCGCCCTTCTCCTTATCGCCGGTAACGAATCTTGCCCTCAGCCTCAGACCTCCGAGCATTTGGCTGCTATTGAGATCATgaagctcgacaagatcatcattcTCCAGAACAAGGTCGATCTTATGCGAGAAGAGGCTGCTCAGCAGCACTACCAGTCCATCCTCAAGTTCATCCGAGGAACTGTTGCTGGCAAGTCCCCAGTCATCCCCATCTCTGCTcagctcaagttcaacatcgaTGCCGTCAACGAGGCCATTGTCAACACCATCCCCGTCCCTCCCAGAGATTTCAGCATCGACCCTCACATGATTGTCATTCGATCATTCGATGTCAACAAGCCTGGTTCCGAGATCGACGAACTCAAGGgtggtgttgctggtggttCCATTCTCCACGGTGTTATCAAGCTTGGTGACGAGATTGAAATCCGACCTGGTATCGTCGCCCGAGACGACAACGGTGCCCTCAAGTGTACCCCCATCTTCAGCCGAGTCGTCTCGCTCAACTCCGAGGCCAATGACCTTAAGTACGCTGTTCCCGGTGGTCTTATTGGTGTTGGAACCCGAATTGACCCTACCCTTTGCCGAGCCGATCGTCTCGTCGGTTTCGTGTTGGGTCTCAAGGGCCGCCTTCCCGAGATTTACAGCGAGATTGAGGTTAACTTCTACCTCCTCCGCCGTCTTCTCGGTGTCAGGACTGCCGATGGTAAGCAGGCCAAGGTTGCTAAGCTGGCTAAGAACGAGGTTATCATGGTCAACATCGGTTCCACCTCTACTGGtgccaaggttgctgctatcaagaacgatgctgccaagcttgtcttgaCCAGCCCCGCCTGTACCAACATTGGCGAGAAGGTTGCTCTCAGCCGACGTATCGAGAAGCATTGGCGTCTTATTGGTTGGGCTACCATTGCTGC CGGTGTCACACTCGAGCCTAGCACTTCTTAA
- a CDS encoding ATP-dependent RNA helicase eIF4A, translating into MADKGLEDVPETQIETNYDETVDSFDDMNLKSELLRGIYAYGFERPSAIQQRAIMPVIKGHDVIAQAQSGTGKTATFSISVLQKIDTNVKACQALILAPTRELAQQIQKVVVAIGDFMNIECHACIGGTSVRDDMKALADGPQVVVGTPGRVQDMIQRRFLKTDSMKMFVLDEADEMLSRGFTEQIYDIFQLLPQSTQVVLLSATMPQDVLEVTTKFMRDPVRILVKKDELTLEGIKQFYIAVEKEEWKLDTLSDLYETVTITQAVIFCNTRRKVDWLTDKLTARDFTVSAMHGDMDQAQRDLIMKEFRSGSSRVLIATDLLARGIDVQQVSLVINYDLPANRENYIHRIGRGGRFGRKGVAINFVTADDVRMLREIESFYSTQVDEMPMNVADLI; encoded by the exons ATGGctgacaagggtcttgaggatGTCCCTGAGACACAGATTGAGACTAACTATGACGA GACCGTCGACTCCTTCGATGACATGAACCTCAAGTCTGAGCTCCTCCGAGGCA TCTACGCCTACGGTTTCGAGCGCCCCTCTGCTATTCAGCAGCGTGCTATCATGCCCGTCATTAAGGGTCACGATGTCATCGCCCAGGCCCAGTCCGGAACTGGAAAGACCGCCACCTTCTCTATCTCTGTCCTCCAGAAGATCGACACCAACGTCAAGGCTTGTCAGGCCCTGATCCTTGCTCCCACTCGTGagcttgctcagcagatTCAGAAGGTTGTCGTCGCTATTGGCGACTTCATGAACATTGAGTGCCACGCCTGCATTGGTGGTACCAGTGTCCGTGATGACATGAAGGCCCTCGCCGACGGCCCCCAGGTCGTTGTCGGTACCCCCGGTCGTGTCCAGGACATGATCCAGCGTCGTTTCCTCAAGACCGACAGCATGAAGATGTTCGttctcgacgaggccgaTGAGATGCTTTCT CGTGGTTTCACCGAGCAGATCTACGACATCTTCCAGCTCCTCCCTCAGTCCACCCAGGTCGTCCTCCTTTCCGCCACCATGCCCCAGGACGTCCTTGAGGTCACCACCAAGTTCATGCGCGACCCTGTCCGcattctcgtcaagaaggacgagCTTACCCTGGAGGGTATCAAGCAGTTCTAcattgctgttgagaaggaagagtgGAAGCTTGACACTCTCTCCGACTTGTACGAGACCGTCACCATCACCCAGGCCGTCATCTTCTGCAACACCCGCAGAAAGGTCGACTGGCTCACCGACAAGCTCACTGCCCGTGACTTCACTGTCTCCGCCATGCACGGTGACATGGACCAGGCTCAGCGTGACCTGATCATGAAGGAGTTCCGATCCGGTTCTTCTCGTGTCCTGATTGCCACTGACCTTCTGGCCCGTGGTATCGATGTCCAGCAGGTGTCCCTGGTCATCAACTACGATCTCCCCGCCAACCGTGAGAACTACATCCACCGAATTGGTCGTGGTGGTCGTTTCGGCCGAAAGGGTGTCGCCATTAACTTCGTCACCGCTGATGACGTTCGCATGCTGCGTGAGATAGAAAGCTTT TACAGCACTCAGGTCGACGAGATGCCCATGAACGTTGCCGATCTTATCTAA